The genomic segment CGACGAGGCCGCCCGACGACAGCAGTCCGTCGACGAGTTCCAGCCCCGTCTCGGCCGTCGTCCCCGACTGAGCCACCTCCATCGCGGCGACGACGCCCTCAACGGAGCGCGGCCCCTGCACGAGAATCTGCGTCGCCACGCCCGCGAACACGCCGGACGTGATGGCCGGCAGGGCGGGGTAGCCGTACAGCGCGAGTCCGAACGTCAGGACGAGGGGGGCGAACGTCAGCAGCGAGACGGTGTAGGCGCCGGTGATGGCCGACTGAATCTCCGCGACGCGCCCCGGGGGAATCGCCCCCGTCGCGGTGAGGCCGAGGTAGGTGTACAGCCCCAGCGAAATCAGCATCGCGATGCCCGTGCCGACGCGCATCGTCCGGACGTGAGTCATCAGGTCGGTGTTCGTCACGGCCGCCGCGAGGTTCGTCGTGTCCGACAGCGGCGACACCTTGTCGCCGGTGTACGCCCCCGTCAGCACCGCGCCCGCCGTCATCGGTTCGGGGATGCCGAGCCCCGCGCCGATGCCGATGAACGCGACGCCGAGCGTCCCCGCCGTCGTCCACGACGACCCGATGGAGAAGGCGACGACGGCCGCCAGCACCGTCGCCACCGGGAGGAATATCGCCGGCGACAGCAGCTCCAGCCCGTAGTAGATGAGCGAGGGAATCGTCCCCGCGCCCGTCCACGTCGAGATGAGCATGTAGATGACGAAGATGATGAGTATCGCCTGCATGCCCATCCGAAGGCCGTCCACGATGCCCTCGTACATCGTCGCCCACGACGTGCCGTACCAGTACCGCCCGACGAGGCCGGTGAACGCGATGCCGACCAACAGCGGTAGCTGAGGGTCCAGGTCCAGTGCGATGGCGCCGACGCTGAGGAACAGCAGCATCCCGAACACGGGGACGAGCGCGGCCAACAGCGAGGGTCGCTCGTCCTCCGGGATGTCCTCGTACGTCAACGGGTCGAACGAGAGTGTCGCCATTACGCGCCGAGTATGCAACTGGCGCATTTGTATTCGTCGCCTTGATGCGTCATAGGCATTCGGTACCGTGGGGAGGGCTCACAGCG from the Halogeometricum rufum genome contains:
- the arcD gene encoding arginine/ornithine antiporter ArcD; its protein translation is MATLSFDPLTYEDIPEDERPSLLAALVPVFGMLLFLSVGAIALDLDPQLPLLVGIAFTGLVGRYWYGTSWATMYEGIVDGLRMGMQAILIIFVIYMLISTWTGAGTIPSLIYYGLELLSPAIFLPVATVLAAVVAFSIGSSWTTAGTLGVAFIGIGAGLGIPEPMTAGAVLTGAYTGDKVSPLSDTTNLAAAVTNTDLMTHVRTMRVGTGIAMLISLGLYTYLGLTATGAIPPGRVAEIQSAITGAYTVSLLTFAPLVLTFGLALYGYPALPAITSGVFAGVATQILVQGPRSVEGVVAAMEVAQSGTTAETGLELVDGLLSSGGLVGSSWTITVVVAALALGGILERTGVLAVVAYHIGQSLHSVGSLTAGTALSAFGMNVLAAEQYMSIVVPGMSLRGLYDDFDLDSRNLSRAVEASGTTTSALVPWNAGGVYMATVLGVPTLEYAPYYFLGFLSPAILIVMGYTGWRVTKQSEDTTVGIKGAVESLADD